The nucleotide window AGCCCTTGGATGTTGATACCCTGGTTTCCTCCGTGAAAAAAACCGGCCGGGTGGTGATTGTGGAGGAAGGATGGCGTTTCGCCGGGGTTGGAGCTGAAGTGGCTTCTATTCTTTACGGTAAATGCTTTGATTTCCTGGATGCGCCCATTGAACGGGTGACCGGGTTTGATATCCCGATGCCTTATGCCAAGAATCTGGAACGGATCGCCATTCCCACTCCGGAGCGAATTAAAGAGGCGGTTAAAAAAGTCCTTTATCTTAATAAGGAAGATTAAAAGGCCCTAAATGGCCTTCCTTTTTAAAATCGTCCAGGGTATAGTAATCCAATCAAGAGGAAAAGATAGATGTCCAGCCGTGTGGTGATGCCAAAACTGAGCGACACCATGGAGGAAGGGGTTCTCCTCAAATGGTATAAACACGAAGGGGACCGTGTGGAGAGCGGGGATGTGTTGGCGGAGATAGAAACCGATAAAGCGGTAATGGATCTGGAAGCCTACGCCTCGGGAATACTTAAAAAAGTTCTGGTTGAAGAAAAAGCCGTTGTACCCGCAGGGGAATTGATTGCGGTCATTGCCAATGAGGATGAAGAAGTTTCCCCGGATGTATTAAAAAGCGTATCAAAAGAAAAACCGGAAAAACAGGCCAAAAGCTTAGGAATAAAAGAACCTTCTCCCATTCGTGGGAAAGGACCCCCTAATGGCCAGGAGAACGTTTCAATCAACGTAAATGAAAAGGTGATTGTCTCGCCCCTGGCGCGCAGTATGGCCAGGGAAAAAGGCATTGAATTAAATCTTATTGAAGGAACCGGGCCAGGAGGAAGGATTGTTAAAAAAGATATTGAATCCTTTTTAAAAGGGTCCACCATGAAACCACCACGGATAGTTTCCCCACCCATGGAAAAAGGATTTCAGGATCACTCCCTGAGCATGATGCGGAAATCCATTTCCAGCAAGATGGTTCAAAGCAAAGGGCCGGTTCCCCATTTTTATGTTACCTCCGAAATCGATATGGGAGAATGCCTGGCCATGAAGGGATCTTTAGAAACCCTTGGGGAGGAAATCCAGATCGGAATAACCGATTTTTGGGTTCGCGCGACGGCTATTGCCATGAAAAAGTTTCCTCAAGTCAACGCTTCGTTTTTGGGGGACAAGATCCGATTCCACGGGTCGGTGGATATTGGGATCGCAGTGGGATTGGAGGATGGGCTTATTGTCCCGGTTCTTCGACATTGTGAGCAGAATGGCCTCCGGCAAATTGCATTAGAATCCAAGACCTTAATTGAACGGGCCCGTACTCGAAAATTAAACCCTGAGGAATATACCGGGGCCACTTTCAGCATTTCCAATTTAGGAATGGTCGATGTGGAACAATTTGTTGCCATTATAACACCGCCGGAATCCGCCGCTTTAGCCCTCGGGAGTATCCGTGAGGTTCCAACTGTTAAAAACGGAAAGATCGAAGTTGCTTCTCGGATGAAAGCCACCCTTTCCTGTGATCATCGGGTGATCGATGGTCTACAGGCCGCGCAATTTCTCAAAGAATGCAAGAAAATCTTAGAACATCCCGTTCTTCTTACTGTATAAGGGAGCATCAAGATGCCCACCGCCCAATATGATCTTCTTGTGATTGGGGCAGGTCCCGGCGGATATGTTGCTGCCATTCGGGCCGCCCAACTGGGCCTCCGTGTGGGGGTGATCGAGCGAAAAAATGTGGGAGGGGTGTGCTTGAATGAGGGGTGCATTCCATCCAAGGCATTAATCCGTAATGCGGAGGTTTTATCGCTATTTAAGCGGGGTGCCGAGTTCGGAATTTCCTTTGATAACCTCAAAGCCGATTTCGGGGTGGCGGTGGATCGGAGCCAGAAAGCGGTCAGACGTTTAACCAAGGGGGTTGAGTTTTTATTTAAGAAAAATAAAGTGGATTTAATCAAGGGAACGGGAAAATTACTTGGGGCGGGCCATGTCAGTGTCAAGGAAAGCAATGGACAAGAAAAGGACCTGAAAGCAAACCAAATCATCCTTGCCACAGGCACGCGGGTCCGGCCATTGCCAGGTGTGGAAATTGACCGTCGTGATATTGTCACCAGCGATGAAGCCCTTTTAATGAAAAAACTTCCCCAATCTCTCTTAATTATTGGAGGGGGAGCCACGGGAATTGAGTTTGCTTACGTATTTTCTGTTTATGGTGTTCGGGTGACCTTGGTAGAGATCACGCCCTTTCTTTTACCCAATGAAGACCGGGAGGTTTCAGAGCACCTAAGAGGGGCTCTTGAAAAGTTAGGCGTTCGGGTTCTAACGGAAACCCGGGTGGAAAACGTTAAAAAAATTGGGCAGGCTCTGGGGGTTTCCTTAACCCACGGAAAGAAGGCCGAAACCCTAGAGGTGGAGAAAATTTTGGTGGCCGCCGGGCGTCAGGCCAATAGTGAAGGTTTAGGTTTGGAGGAGGGAGGCGTAAAAGTGGAGACGGGGTATATCAAAACCGATTCCGACCTTCAAACCACCAGCTCAGGGATTTTTGCCATCGGGGATGTGGCGGGCAAAGCCCTTTTGGCTCACAGTGCCATGGCAGAAGGTGTTTTCGTGGTAGAGAAGATCGCCGGAAAAAAACCAACTCAAATCAATTATCAAAATGTTCCCAGCTGTGTGTATTGCCAGCCTCAAGTGGCCAGCGTGGGGTTGACGGAGGAGGAGGCCAAAAAGGCCGGCCGGAAAATCCGTATCGGAAAATTTCCATTTAAAGCAAATGGGAAAGCATTGGCATTGGGGGAAACAGAAGGTTTTGTGAAAATAATTGCAGATGCCAAATATGGTGAAATCCTAGGGGTTCATATGATAGGTTCTGAAGTGACTGAACTGATTGGAGAAGCGGTTTTGGCCCGGATGGTAGAGGCCACCTCTTTTGATATGAAAACCTCCATTCATCCTCACCCCACCCTTTCCGAAGCGGTGATGGAAGCCGGGGGTGCGGTTTATAATGAGGCCATTCACATTTGAAGTGAAAAGATGAAACAACCCGAGTTTGTTAAAGGAAGAAGACGTCTTCCCCCTTGGTTTAAGGTTAAACTCAACACCGGGCCCAGGTTCCGGCATTTAAAGGAAACTTTAAACCAATTGAACCTGCACACTGTGTGTGAGGAGGCCCAATGTCCGAATCAATGGGAATGCTGGAATCAGGGAACGGCCACCTTTATGATTTTGGGGGATATCTGCACACGCAGTTGCGGTTTTTGCTCGGTTCAGAGTGGAAGGCCTACGGAACTGGATCTGGAAGAACCCTATCGTGTCGCCGATGCTGTGGGACGTCTTGGGCTTCGGCATGTGGTGGTGACTTCGGTCAATCGGGATGAATTGGATGACGGTGGGGCTTCTGTCTTTGCGAAAACCATTGAACAAATCCGAGTGGCATCCCCTTCATCAACCATAGAGGTATTGATACCTGATTTTAGAGGGGTGTGGGGGGCTTTGGATTTGGTGCTGAATGCCCAACCCGATATTTTAAACCACAATATGGAAACCGTTCCCCGCCTTTATTCGCTGGTTCGCCCTCAAGCGAAGTACCGACGATCTATTGAGCTTTTAAAACGGTCTAAGGATTTTGGGGTTGTGACCAAAACAGGGTTGATGTTAGGATTAGGGGAGCAATATGATGAGGTTCAAAGGGTTATGCGGGACCTATGTGAAATCCAATGCGATATCTTAACGTTAGGACAATACCTCCAGCCCACCGTGCAGCACCTTCCGGTGGTGAGATTTTATCACCCGGATGAGTTTCAACGGTTTAAGGAAGAGGGTTTGAAAATGGGTTTTCACCATGTGGAATCGGGTCCCTTAGTGAGGAGTTCATACCACGCTGAAGAGCAAGTTCCATTGGAGCTTCAATAGACCATGTCCCGGTTTACCCATCATGTTTTTATTTGTGAAAATAAAAGGGGGCCTGACGATCCCCGGGGGTGTTGTAGTGCGAGAGGGTCGGAGAAGATTCGGGAATTATTTAAAACCGAAGTGAAACGCCTGGGATTAAAAGGGAAAGTTCGGGCCAATCAAGCGGGGTGTTTAGATGCCTGTCAATATGGGCCCAGCGTGGTGATTTATCCGGAAGGAACATGGTATTCTGTTCCCACACGGGAAGATGTTTTAGAAATTATTCAAAAACACCTCATTAAGGGAGAAATAGTGGAACGGCTTTTAATGCCTCCTCCCTTTACGAAAGAGAAAAAGGAGCTGTAATGTCTTCCATCTATAAAAGCGGGGCTTTTGCCCAACAGTGTTTTTCTGCCCACCGAGAGACCTTATTTTTCCGTAAAATAGGACCTCCCGCTGAAGTGATTATGGATTGTTCCTCATGTGAAATGGAGCATCGATTATCGGTTCTTCAATTTTCCAGTACCTTGCCTCAAGCCATTGAAAATGCTTTTGAACACCTGACCAATTGTATTACCGGCCATTCCTCCTCTTTGCGCGTGAGTGCGATGGATGTTGTGCGGGATCATGTGGGTGCCCGGTGCACTCAATGCAACCGAAGTTTTGACCTTGAAATCGGTGCTATCGAAACCCTTCGGTAATTTAAAAAATATTTTCTAGGAAGTCATCCTCTTTATTTTCTCATCCTTTAAAAAAATTTTAACCCTCAAGGGAAATGATTCCGTTCCGTAGGGCATACTTAATTAAATCAGTCCGGTGGTGAATGTGTGTTTTTCGCATTAAGTTGGCGGTATGGGTATCCACTGTTTTAGAACTCAACTTAAGAATAGAAGCTGTTTTTTTGGAGGTGTAGCCTACTGCAATTAATTTAAGAACAATCTTTTCCTGATCGGTTAAAATTCCCTCCGGTTTTTTTCCTAATTTTTTTACTTTTCCCTCGCATTGGGTAATAAAGGTTCCAACATATTTAGAATCAAGAAAAATACCCCCCTCCTGTACCACTTGAGAAGCTTTAAGTAATAACGAACCCTCGAAACCGGTTTGCAGAATTCCCCTTACTCCTATCTTTAGAAATTCCAACCATTCTCCCAAAGAAGACACTTCAGTAATAACCAATACCTTTGAATCAGGATAAAAAAGTTTTAGTTTGACCAAAAAAGTTGTGGTTTCACCTTTAATTTGTTTATTTTCCACAACAAATAAGGAGGGATTTAGTTCGTTTAGTTTTTTAAGTTCCCTTGTTGGATTGGTTGTCTTGAAGGTGATGGAATAGGGCTGTAAACTCTTTAATCGTTGTCCTAATCCTTTCGGGACCGTTTTTTCAGTTGCGATGATAATCAAAGCGAGAGGTTTTGTGTCCATACTGTTATCCCTTTTTTAAATGGATCATAGTTTTTTTTGTTTTCTTTATTCCATGTCCTTTGCGCATCGAAAACCGATGCCGTCGGTCTTAAGGGCAAATCCCCCTTTTCCCCGGGAAGGTACCCGGATATCATTCACGCCATTGTGCCAAGAACCGCCTCGAACCACTTTGAGAATTCCATTTTCAGGTCCTTTTGGATTTCGCAGGGGGCCTCTTAGATAAGATTGGGGATGATACCAATCCTGGACCCATTCCCGGGCATTTCCCGCCATATCTTCAATCCCATAATAGGATTTTCCTTTGGGTGTGGACCCTGCGGGCCGGAGGCTTTTAATGCCTTTCCAATCGATTGCAAAGTTTGCATGCTCCGGGGTAGGTTTTGAATTTCCCCAGGGAAATTGTCTTCCATCAGGTCCCCGGGCGGCTTTTTCCCATTCTGCCTCTGTGTGAAGACGTTTTCCTTCAAATTCACAGAAAGACTTGGCATCATACCAATTCGCTCCCACCACAGGATGATTTGGCTTATTAAAACGGCGATCATCCCAATAGGCGGGAGCTGGGTGGCCCGTTGCATCCATAAATGTTTTATACCGTTTATTGGAGACTTCGTATTTATCAATAAAAAACGGACTTAAAACCACTTGGTGCTCCATCATCAGAGTGGCCATGCCCGCCCATGGTAAATTCACCAAAAGGGATCAAGACCATCTCCTGATGATTCTCTTGAGTTGATCCCAGACCCGCCAGACCGAACAATAAAGAAAAAATTGTAGTTAATGTTGCCAATGAATATCTCATTTTCATTTTTTTTCCTTTCGAGTTTAAAGTGACTTTAATCCCTAGTTGGTTTTTTGTTTAGAGAATGAAATTAAAAAGCAGACAAAGAATTGCCTTTTGGATTTCATTGGTTCTTCAAAAAACTGAATATAAGGGTTCTTTTCTTTAGTTTTTTTAATTTCCTTATTTTGTCTATACAATATCTAATGTTTAATGGATAATAAGCTTTGCGTCATATGTTTGTCAATAAATTTGTAGATTTTATTTGACATAAGTTAGACAAATCCTTATAATATCCAACCGGTCATTATGAATACCCATAGAATTCAGAGAGTTGCAAAATTAACAGGGCTTTCAAAGGATGTGATTCGGGTATGGGAAAAGCGTTATGAAATCCTAAAACCGAGGCGAGGTCCTAACCGTTACCGCCTATACACTGATGAAGATGTGGCACTGCTTCGGTATTTGAAAAGAGAGATGGATAAGGGGGCTAGCATTGGGTCCTTGGCTGAAAACGGCAGGGAAGAGTTGATTCGACAGATGAGGGAATCTTCGGTTCTACCTGCGGTTTCGGAATCCCCCATGGAAAAGCTTTTGGATGATCTCATGGACTGTTTAAAGCCCCTGGATCTCGTTAATTTTGAACGGAAATTAAATGGCGCCGTTGCAGTAATTCCTTTTGAGGATGCCATGTTTGCCATTTTGCTTCCCTTGCAGAAGCGCGTTGGGCAGCTTTGGCATGAAGGGCAAATGGATATTTCAATTGAGCATTACGTGACCAAACAGGTCCAACAAAAAATATTTACCGCTATGAATCAATTTAGGATAAAAGAGGAAGGACCTAGTATTATTGTGGGTTGTCCTCCTGGAGAGAACCATGAGATTGGGGCGCAATCCGTTGCTTATTTTTGCAGAATAAGGGGCTGCCGTGTCTATTATTTGGGGGGTGATGTTCCTATTTCCTCCTTAGCCGGG belongs to Nitrospiria bacterium and includes:
- a CDS encoding dihydrolipoamide acetyltransferase family protein, with protein sequence MSSRVVMPKLSDTMEEGVLLKWYKHEGDRVESGDVLAEIETDKAVMDLEAYASGILKKVLVEEKAVVPAGELIAVIANEDEEVSPDVLKSVSKEKPEKQAKSLGIKEPSPIRGKGPPNGQENVSINVNEKVIVSPLARSMAREKGIELNLIEGTGPGGRIVKKDIESFLKGSTMKPPRIVSPPMEKGFQDHSLSMMRKSISSKMVQSKGPVPHFYVTSEIDMGECLAMKGSLETLGEEIQIGITDFWVRATAIAMKKFPQVNASFLGDKIRFHGSVDIGIAVGLEDGLIVPVLRHCEQNGLRQIALESKTLIERARTRKLNPEEYTGATFSISNLGMVDVEQFVAIITPPESAALALGSIREVPTVKNGKIEVASRMKATLSCDHRVIDGLQAAQFLKECKKILEHPVLLTV
- the lpdA gene encoding dihydrolipoyl dehydrogenase; translation: MPTAQYDLLVIGAGPGGYVAAIRAAQLGLRVGVIERKNVGGVCLNEGCIPSKALIRNAEVLSLFKRGAEFGISFDNLKADFGVAVDRSQKAVRRLTKGVEFLFKKNKVDLIKGTGKLLGAGHVSVKESNGQEKDLKANQIILATGTRVRPLPGVEIDRRDIVTSDEALLMKKLPQSLLIIGGGATGIEFAYVFSVYGVRVTLVEITPFLLPNEDREVSEHLRGALEKLGVRVLTETRVENVKKIGQALGVSLTHGKKAETLEVEKILVAAGRQANSEGLGLEEGGVKVETGYIKTDSDLQTTSSGIFAIGDVAGKALLAHSAMAEGVFVVEKIAGKKPTQINYQNVPSCVYCQPQVASVGLTEEEAKKAGRKIRIGKFPFKANGKALALGETEGFVKIIADAKYGEILGVHMIGSEVTELIGEAVLARMVEATSFDMKTSIHPHPTLSEAVMEAGGAVYNEAIHI
- the lipA gene encoding lipoyl synthase produces the protein MKQPEFVKGRRRLPPWFKVKLNTGPRFRHLKETLNQLNLHTVCEEAQCPNQWECWNQGTATFMILGDICTRSCGFCSVQSGRPTELDLEEPYRVADAVGRLGLRHVVVTSVNRDELDDGGASVFAKTIEQIRVASPSSTIEVLIPDFRGVWGALDLVLNAQPDILNHNMETVPRLYSLVRPQAKYRRSIELLKRSKDFGVVTKTGLMLGLGEQYDEVQRVMRDLCEIQCDILTLGQYLQPTVQHLPVVRFYHPDEFQRFKEEGLKMGFHHVESGPLVRSSYHAEEQVPLELQ
- a CDS encoding (2Fe-2S) ferredoxin domain-containing protein, with the translated sequence MSRFTHHVFICENKRGPDDPRGCCSARGSEKIRELFKTEVKRLGLKGKVRANQAGCLDACQYGPSVVIYPEGTWYSVPTREDVLEIIQKHLIKGEIVERLLMPPPFTKEKKEL
- a CDS encoding response regulator transcription factor — protein: MDTKPLALIIIATEKTVPKGLGQRLKSLQPYSITFKTTNPTRELKKLNELNPSLFVVENKQIKGETTTFLVKLKLFYPDSKVLVITEVSSLGEWLEFLKIGVRGILQTGFEGSLLLKASQVVQEGGIFLDSKYVGTFITQCEGKVKKLGKKPEGILTDQEKIVLKLIAVGYTSKKTASILKLSSKTVDTHTANLMRKTHIHHRTDLIKYALRNGIISLEG
- a CDS encoding SUMF1/EgtB/PvdO family nonheme iron enzyme; the protein is MNLPWAGMATLMMEHQVVLSPFFIDKYEVSNKRYKTFMDATGHPAPAYWDDRRFNKPNHPVVGANWYDAKSFCEFEGKRLHTEAEWEKAARGPDGRQFPWGNSKPTPEHANFAIDWKGIKSLRPAGSTPKGKSYYGIEDMAGNAREWVQDWYHPQSYLRGPLRNPKGPENGILKVVRGGSWHNGVNDIRVPSRGKGGFALKTDGIGFRCAKDME
- a CDS encoding MerR family transcriptional regulator; protein product: MNTHRIQRVAKLTGLSKDVIRVWEKRYEILKPRRGPNRYRLYTDEDVALLRYLKREMDKGASIGSLAENGREELIRQMRESSVLPAVSESPMEKLLDDLMDCLKPLDLVNFERKLNGAVAVIPFEDAMFAILLPLQKRVGQLWHEGQMDISIEHYVTKQVQQKIFTAMNQFRIKEEGPSIIVGCPPGENHEIGAQSVAYFCRIRGCRVYYLGGDVPISSLAGLCKKVHSDLVLLSITVANSENPWESIIKDLSEEILPLCPIWVGGAGAQQVKHLLEAHHIPVLADLEMLEKKLFSWYKKLAQRS